One window from the genome of Desulforamulus ruminis DSM 2154 encodes:
- a CDS encoding GDP-mannose 4,6-dehydratase — MGEWQGKSVLVTGCTGMIGSWLTERLVEEGAGIVGIVRDHVPKSYLFLKGIHKKINLTFGDITDFHLINRVLAEYEVDTVFHLAAQTIVTIANRSPMSTFETNIRGTWTLLEACRLSPTVERVVVASSDKAYGQREDLPYIEEHPLEGRHPYDVSKSCTDLIARSFYHTYGLPVAVSRLANVFGGGDLNFNRIIPGTIQSLLQNRTPVIRSDGTPLREYIYVRDAVEAYLVLARNVHRQEVAGQAFNFGPHRPYSVLEIVEAVVKAAGLSLKPDIRGKSFFNGEIPHQYSDSSKARSRLEWYPQWELPEGLVETIAWYRDFFERMKVVG; from the coding sequence ATGGGGGAATGGCAGGGTAAATCTGTCCTGGTAACCGGATGCACCGGAATGATCGGGAGCTGGTTAACGGAACGACTGGTTGAGGAAGGAGCCGGCATCGTTGGTATTGTCCGGGACCATGTGCCAAAGAGTTATCTTTTTTTAAAGGGTATTCATAAAAAGATAAACCTTACCTTTGGGGATATTACGGATTTTCATCTGATCAACCGTGTACTGGCGGAATATGAAGTGGACACTGTTTTCCATCTGGCGGCCCAAACCATTGTGACCATTGCCAACCGTTCGCCCATGTCTACCTTTGAAACCAATATTCGGGGAACTTGGACTTTACTGGAGGCCTGCCGCCTTTCACCCACCGTGGAGCGAGTGGTGGTAGCCTCCAGCGATAAGGCCTACGGGCAGCGGGAGGATCTACCCTATATCGAGGAACACCCGTTGGAAGGCAGGCACCCCTATGATGTTTCCAAATCCTGTACCGATCTAATTGCCCGGAGTTTTTACCATACCTATGGATTGCCTGTGGCGGTCTCCAGACTGGCCAATGTCTTTGGCGGGGGCGATCTAAATTTCAATCGTATTATACCGGGCACCATTCAATCCCTGTTACAGAACAGGACACCGGTGATCCGTAGTGATGGCACTCCCCTGCGGGAATATATTTATGTACGGGATGCTGTTGAAGCTTATCTGGTCTTAGCTCGCAATGTTCACCGGCAGGAGGTCGCCGGCCAGGCTTTTAATTTTGGTCCCCACCGGCCTTATAGCGTGCTGGAAATCGTAGAAGCTGTGGTCAAGGCTGCAGGGCTGTCTTTAAAACCCGATATTCGTGGAAAAAGTTTTTTCAACGGTGAAATTCCGCATCAGTACAGTGACAGCAGTAAAGCCAGAAGCCGTTTGGAATGGTATCCCCAATGGGAATTGCCGGAAGGCTTGGTGGAGACCATTGCCTGGTACCGTGATTTCTTTGAGAGGATGAAGGTTGTGGGGTAA
- a CDS encoding NAD-dependent epimerase/dehydratase family protein, translated as MVTGAGGFIGRHLLKRLTGETVEIGALVRNKDPLSFMPTHKVSLLCGDLLDEVRLRKIIKEFSPDQVFHLAGVRPRGKTRKIVQQAYQGNLTATMNLLGCLQESSCRAIVLLGSTEEYGLGPGPFREDQPPCPVSAYGASKAAANQWALLNHRYFNDPISVVRPTLVYGPGQRNHLFLGQLMESLAQGQPFAMTAGEQKRDFLFVDDLVETLCLVAEKPETRGRVLNIGSGRSISIREVAEKVGCLMGRQSLLKIGALDYSPEDPFDYRVDISLAHRLLKWKPRTTLEEGLQKTIQWYQDNFKNM; from the coding sequence TTGGTAACCGGGGCGGGAGGATTTATTGGCCGGCACCTGCTAAAGAGGCTGACTGGGGAAACAGTGGAAATCGGCGCCCTGGTTAGAAATAAAGACCCCCTTTCCTTTATGCCAACCCATAAGGTAAGCCTCCTTTGCGGTGACCTTTTGGATGAGGTCCGTCTCCGGAAAATCATAAAGGAATTTAGCCCGGACCAGGTCTTTCACCTGGCCGGGGTCAGACCCCGGGGAAAAACCCGGAAGATTGTGCAACAGGCCTATCAGGGTAATTTAACGGCTACCATGAACCTGCTGGGTTGCCTGCAGGAATCCTCCTGCCGAGCCATTGTGCTGCTGGGCAGTACCGAGGAGTATGGCCTCGGGCCGGGGCCCTTCCGGGAAGATCAACCCCCTTGTCCTGTTTCCGCCTACGGCGCTTCCAAGGCTGCGGCCAACCAATGGGCTCTCCTGAATCACCGTTATTTTAATGATCCTATTTCTGTGGTCCGTCCGACCCTGGTCTACGGTCCCGGGCAGAGGAATCACCTTTTTCTGGGCCAGTTAATGGAGTCGCTGGCCCAAGGACAGCCCTTTGCCATGACCGCCGGAGAGCAGAAACGAGATTTTTTGTTTGTGGATGACTTGGTGGAAACTTTATGTTTGGTCGCAGAAAAACCGGAAACCAGAGGGCGTGTCCTAAACATTGGTAGCGGCAGATCCATCTCCATCCGTGAGGTGGCGGAAAAAGTTGGCTGCTTGATGGGACGACAGTCCCTGCTAAAAATCGGTGCCTTGGATTATTCCCCGGAGGACCCTTTTGATTACCGGGTGGATATTTCACTAGCCCACCGGCTGTTAAAATGGAAGCCCCGGACAACCCTGGAAGAAGGCTTGCAGAAAACGATACAGTGGTATCAAGATAACTTTAAAAACATGTAA
- a CDS encoding IS110 family transposase has product MVELDSPILTVPGISYTLGAIILAEVGDITRFATPAKLLAFAGLDPSTYQSGKFSANSTPMVKRGSSYLRWALINAARLIAMRDPTFKSYMAKKKSEGKHQFVALSHVGKKLVRVIFSLLKNNSIFIPQA; this is encoded by the coding sequence ATGGTGGAGCTCGATTCTCCCATTCTCACGGTACCGGGCATTTCTTATACCCTTGGAGCCATCATCCTGGCCGAGGTCGGCGACATTACTCGCTTTGCCACTCCGGCTAAGCTCCTTGCTTTTGCCGGTCTGGACCCTTCTACTTATCAGTCCGGTAAGTTCTCCGCCAATTCCACTCCGATGGTCAAGCGCGGTTCCTCTTATCTCCGCTGGGCTTTAATAAACGCCGCTAGACTTATTGCCATGCGCGACCCCACCTTCAAGTCTTATATGGCGAAGAAAAAATCCGAAGGTAAGCATCAATTTGTCGCTTTGAGCCATGTCGGCAAAAAACTTGTTCGTGTGATCTTCAGTCTGCTTAAAAACAACTCCATTTTTATCCCTCAGGCCTAA
- the rfbF gene encoding glucose-1-phosphate cytidylyltransferase, protein MKVAILCGGKGTRLKEETVFRPKPLVGIGEKPILWHIMNLYSFYGFKDFILCLGYQGEMIKQYFLNYELMNSDFTVEFSKEHQISLHKKPCLDWRVTLADTGMESMTGCRLKKIENYIGDDPDFMVTYGDGLANVNVQKLAAYHRNHGAIATVTGVRPLSRFGELDVVEDRVQEFREKTQVKQGWINGGFFVFRREFFSYLTSEETCVLEQEPLERLARDGQLRIFKHGGFWQCMDTYRDMEQLNQLWRGGKAPWEVWK, encoded by the coding sequence ATGAAGGTAGCGATATTGTGTGGCGGGAAGGGGACCCGGCTTAAAGAAGAAACGGTATTCCGACCCAAACCCTTGGTGGGAATCGGAGAAAAGCCCATTCTCTGGCACATCATGAATCTTTATTCTTTTTATGGTTTTAAGGATTTCATCTTATGCCTGGGCTACCAGGGGGAAATGATTAAGCAGTACTTCTTAAATTATGAATTAATGAACAGTGATTTTACCGTTGAATTTTCCAAAGAACATCAAATATCCCTGCACAAAAAACCCTGTTTGGATTGGCGGGTGACCCTGGCGGATACCGGAATGGAGTCCATGACCGGGTGCCGGCTAAAGAAAATTGAAAACTATATTGGCGATGATCCCGATTTTATGGTGACCTACGGAGACGGTCTGGCCAATGTCAATGTGCAGAAACTGGCAGCCTACCACCGGAATCACGGTGCCATCGCCACGGTAACCGGAGTTCGCCCCCTGTCAAGGTTTGGTGAGTTGGATGTTGTGGAGGACAGGGTACAGGAGTTTCGTGAAAAGACTCAAGTGAAACAGGGTTGGATTAACGGGGGATTTTTTGTTTTCCGACGGGAATTTTTTAGTTATCTGACCAGTGAAGAAACTTGCGTGTTGGAGCAAGAACCCCTGGAGCGTTTGGCCCGGGACGGGCAGCTAAGAATATTTAAACATGGGGGTTTCTGGCAGTGCATGGATACCTACCGGGATATGGAACAACTTAATCAACTCTGGCGTGGGGGAAAGGCCCCTTGGGAGGTTTGGAAATGA
- a CDS encoding AMP-binding protein has product MAQNMTDYQQEKENFQWNVPEYFNFAEHIIDKWAEEPDKLAMLWVDEDDHEIRRTFKDFSQRSKQLANILTHKGIKAGDVVILIMPRYIEWWETFLACLRVGAIVSPGTVQLTVKDLAYRIETAAAAAIITDQRTAEKIDEIKEELSTVKVKMVVENPREGWLHYQTELQQYPEDFKSIKTRSDEPAILFFTSGTTGNPKMTLHTHSSYPYAHKVTGKYWLDLIPEDLHWNLSDTGWGKAAWSSLFGPWHMGAALFVHHETRFKTKRCLEILQKYPITTLCGAPTNYRMLVLEDLTQYKFPSLRSCTGAGEPLNPEVINTWQEATGITIRDGYGQTETVLVIGNFPCVPVRPGSMGKPAPGFEVEVIDDAGNILPPGKEGDIAIKIRPERPAGLFKEYWQEPERTQNCFRGNWYITGDRAVKDEDGYFWFVGRSDDVILAAGYRIGPFEVESTLIEHPAVAESAVVSSPDELRGEIVKAFVVLTEGYQPSPQLVKELQDYVKSVTAPYKYPREIEFVDSLPKTVSGKIRRVQLREMEWAKKGKKS; this is encoded by the coding sequence ATGGCTCAGAACATGACAGACTATCAGCAGGAAAAAGAGAATTTTCAATGGAATGTGCCGGAATACTTTAATTTCGCAGAACATATTATTGACAAATGGGCCGAGGAGCCGGACAAGCTGGCCATGCTCTGGGTTGATGAGGATGATCATGAAATAAGGAGGACCTTTAAAGATTTTTCCCAGCGTTCCAAACAATTGGCCAATATTTTAACTCATAAGGGAATTAAAGCCGGGGATGTTGTGATTCTGATCATGCCCCGCTATATAGAGTGGTGGGAAACCTTTTTAGCTTGTCTCCGGGTGGGCGCCATTGTTAGCCCCGGTACTGTACAGCTTACCGTCAAAGACTTAGCCTACCGCATTGAAACGGCGGCGGCAGCGGCAATTATTACCGATCAGCGTACCGCTGAAAAAATCGATGAGATAAAAGAAGAACTTTCCACGGTCAAAGTTAAGATGGTGGTGGAAAACCCCAGGGAAGGCTGGCTCCATTACCAAACCGAACTCCAGCAGTATCCGGAGGATTTTAAAAGCATAAAAACCCGAAGTGATGAACCGGCCATCTTATTTTTCACCTCGGGAACTACCGGAAACCCTAAAATGACTTTACATACCCACAGCAGTTATCCCTATGCTCATAAGGTAACCGGAAAATACTGGCTGGATCTTATTCCTGAAGATCTGCACTGGAATTTATCGGATACCGGGTGGGGAAAAGCCGCCTGGAGCAGTCTTTTTGGGCCCTGGCATATGGGAGCGGCTCTGTTTGTGCATCACGAGACCCGCTTTAAGACCAAGCGTTGTCTGGAAATTTTACAAAAATACCCCATCACCACCCTCTGTGGCGCCCCCACCAATTACCGGATGCTGGTTCTGGAAGATTTAACGCAGTACAAGTTCCCTTCTTTAAGGAGCTGTACCGGGGCGGGAGAGCCCCTGAATCCGGAGGTAATCAACACCTGGCAAGAAGCCACGGGCATTACCATTCGGGATGGCTATGGGCAAACAGAAACGGTTCTGGTTATCGGCAATTTTCCCTGTGTACCGGTCCGGCCCGGTTCCATGGGAAAACCTGCCCCGGGATTTGAGGTTGAAGTGATTGACGACGCCGGTAATATTTTGCCTCCCGGGAAGGAAGGGGACATCGCCATCAAGATCCGGCCGGAGCGTCCTGCAGGGCTATTTAAAGAGTACTGGCAGGAACCTGAAAGGACCCAGAATTGCTTTCGGGGGAACTGGTACATTACCGGAGACCGGGCCGTAAAGGATGAAGATGGCTACTTTTGGTTTGTGGGCCGGTCTGATGATGTTATTTTAGCTGCCGGTTATCGCATCGGGCCTTTTGAAGTGGAAAGCACACTCATTGAACATCCGGCAGTGGCTGAGTCTGCGGTGGTGTCAAGTCCCGATGAACTTAGGGGAGAAATTGTCAAAGCTTTTGTGGTTCTCACCGAGGGTTACCAGCCGTCTCCCCAACTGGTAAAGGAACTCCAGGATTATGTTAAGTCTGTCACTGCACCCTATAAATACCCTAGAGAGATTGAATTTGTAGATTCCCTGCCCAAAACCGTCAGCGGTAAAATTCGCAGGGTGCAGTTAAGAGAAATGGAATGGGCTAAGAAGGGTAAAAAATCATAA
- a CDS encoding glycosyltransferase family 2 protein: MSAQKAKLSLIIPMYNEGEVAKKVVDELQEEFNRARINYELVLVDNGSTDHTGEILLKMAEEDPRIKVIRIRRNQGYGWGIINGLRWASGEYLGFMGGDGQIEAGDVVRVYQEMIKGHHSLCKARRFKRKDGLLRNIISLIFNKLFVYTFKVNVGDINATPKIMTRSLYNRLNLSSKDWFLDAEILLKSSSLGVAVAEIPVVFHSRQGGSSNVKMGTVWEFLRNMTAYRLRRSRHEGSDIVWREGDPA; this comes from the coding sequence ATGTCTGCTCAAAAGGCAAAACTATCTTTAATTATTCCCATGTATAACGAAGGGGAGGTGGCTAAAAAGGTTGTTGATGAGCTTCAGGAAGAGTTCAACCGTGCCCGGATTAACTATGAACTGGTGCTGGTGGACAATGGCTCCACCGATCACACCGGTGAAATTTTACTTAAAATGGCTGAAGAAGATCCCCGGATTAAAGTGATTCGAATCCGCCGCAACCAGGGATACGGCTGGGGGATTATCAACGGGTTGCGCTGGGCCAGTGGGGAATATCTGGGGTTTATGGGCGGAGACGGACAAATTGAAGCGGGAGATGTGGTACGGGTTTATCAGGAAATGATCAAAGGTCATCACTCGCTGTGCAAAGCAAGACGGTTTAAAAGAAAGGACGGCTTATTGAGAAATATTATATCTCTCATATTTAATAAGCTTTTTGTATATACATTTAAGGTAAATGTTGGAGACATTAATGCCACACCTAAAATCATGACCCGAAGCCTCTATAACCGGTTAAATCTTTCCAGCAAAGACTGGTTTCTCGATGCGGAAATTTTGCTTAAGTCCAGTTCCCTGGGGGTAGCGGTGGCAGAAATACCGGTTGTATTTCACTCCCGCCAGGGGGGTTCCTCAAACGTAAAAATGGGTACGGTGTGGGAATTTTTGCGTAACATGACCGCCTATCGGTTAAGGAGGAGCAGGCATGAAGGTAGCGATATTGTGTGGCGGGAAGGGGACCCGGCTTAA